One Fusarium falciforme chromosome 1, complete sequence genomic window carries:
- a CDS encoding Sacchrp-dh-NADP domain-containing protein translates to MAGKIDIVLLGATGYTGRLCAAYMTKAIPDTVSWAIAGRNQKKLEDLQKELKEKGATCTVYALDLNSDTAIAELAQTARVIINTIGPYSATCGTAIIKACAENGTDYVDCSGEMPWMQGIIAKYDETARKAGSRIVMTAGWGAVPADLPTYLAVRHIRETMSLPTREVLVSLDDLRGSFSGGSINSMCDLEMSYGSARIAAASAPFVLSPIPRSSAEIAKRGVLPAPNVFGVQVVKGMGALVEGSQTGIETGIIGRSWGLFAGQESYSLSPDGYGKNFFFSSRVRQSGPFMAWMFRAGFIILTTAITKIPPLRNLATKTLFPPGTGPSEEQRRGNHFTYRVVAIPDQEGTSRRVEVKFAYRGDPYVFTGVSLTEAALVLLEGGTPAHQRGGILTPAMLGDKFVERLKRPQAGVEIEIKIVEE, encoded by the exons ATGGCCGGCAAGATTgacatcgtcctcctcggtgcGACTGGGTACACTGGTCGTCTCTGTGCGGCTTACATGACAAAGGCCATCCCTGACACCGTCTCATGGGCCATCGCAGGTCGAAACCAGAAAAAGCTCGAGGATTTGCAGAAAGAACTCAAGGAGAAAGGAGCAACAT GCACCGTTTACGCCCTCGACCTCAACTCGGACACTGCCATCGCCGAGCTTGCACAGACGGCTCGTGTTATTATCAACACTATTGGCCCATACTCTGCGACCTGTGGAACGGCTATAATCAAGGCGTGCGCTGAGAATGGGACTGATTACGTTGACTG TAGCGGAGAGATGCCATGGATGCAGGGCATAATAGCCAAATACGACGAGACAGCCCGTAAAGCAGGCTCAAGA ATAGTTATGACCGCCGGCTGGGGTGCTGTACCAGCCGACCTCCCAACCTACCTCGCCGTGCGCCACATCCGCGAAACAATGTCCCTCCCAACGCGCGAGGTGCTCGTCTCGCTCGATGATCTCCGGGGCTCTTTTAGTGGTGGCAGCATCAACTCCATGTGCGACCTCGAGATGAGTTACGGCTCCGCGAGGATCGCCGCCGCATCGGCACCTTTTGTACTGTCACCCATACCGAGGAGTAGTGCTGAAATTGCAAAACGCGGCGTGCTCCCTGCGCCGAATGTGTTTGGTGTCCAGGTGGTTAAAGGCATGGGTGCTCTAGTCGAGGGCTCACAGACGGGGATAGAGACGGGCATTATCGGTCGCAGCTGGGGTCTATTCGCAGGCCAAGAGTCATACTCTCTTAGTCCAGACGGGTACGGCAagaacttcttcttctcatcgcGCGTGAGACAGTCTGGTCCGTTTATGGCCTGGATGtttcgtgctgggtttattaTTCTCACCactgccatcaccaagatccCTCCACTACGCAACCTCGCCACCAAGACACTCTTTCCACCAGGGACAGGTCCGTCCGAAGAGCAGCGAAGAGGAAACCACTTTACGTATCGTGTCGTGGCCATACCCGACCAAGAAGGAACATCACGCCGTGTCGAGGTCAAGTTTGCGTATCGAGGAGACCCATATGTCTTTACAGGCGTGTCACTGACCGAGGCGGCGCTTGTGCTACTTGAAGGCGGTACGCCGGCTCACCAACGTGGAGGCATCTTGACGCCGGCCATGCTGGGTGACAAGTTTGTCGAGAGGTTGAAGCGGCCACAGGCAGGTGTCGAGATAGAGATCAAGATTGTAGAGGAGTAG
- a CDS encoding Asparaginase, which translates to MMPSLKTVHARRALVAAAPVLCSGSGASSSLSMASSSVTWAAYLWRFIVSMLAPSTALLPFGAWAASVWGSPVPSELYLQPHHHSAQQQQPMQTALPFGARTVSDFNCFSPNLPNVTIYATGGTIAGSAGSAHQTTGYHSGALGVQALIDAVPQLCNVANVRGVQFANADSIDMNSTMLMMLAEQIQDDLDSPYTQGVVVTHGTDTLDESAFFLDLTVQSDKPVVMTGSMRPATAISADGPMNLLSSVTLAATESARSRGVMIVINDRIGSARFTTKVNANHLDSFQSPDSGQLGTFVNIQPVFFYPPSRPLGHRHFDLQRTNGRWPGHQLAPDAALPQVEVLYGYQELSIGMFQAAIDLGARGIVLAGLGAGFWTSAGTEEIRRVVRETDIPVVVSRRPEGGFVGPCEAGIGAGFLNPQKARIQLQLALEIGMDNDAIRALFEHTGVH; encoded by the coding sequence ATGATGCCTAGCTTAAAAACCGTCCATGCCCGCCGCGCCTTGGTAGCCGCTGCTCCCGTCCTCTGCTCCGGGTCCGGAGCATCGTCCTCTCTCAGTATGGCTTCGTCTTCCGTTACCTGGGCTGCCTACCTTTGGCGCTTCATCGTGAGCATGCTGGCGCCCTCGACTGCCCTGCTCCCCTTTGGCGCCTGGGCCGCCTCCGTCTGGGGCTCACCCGTCCCCTCCGAGCTGTACCTCCAACCTCACCACCACTCggcccagcagcagcagccgatgCAGACGGCCCTGCCCTTTGGTGCCAGGACCGTCTCCGACTTCAACTGCTTCTCCCCAAACCTCCCCAATGTCACCATCTACGCCACGGGGGGGACCATCGCCGGCTCCGCGGGCTCCGCGCACCAGACGACGGGGTATCATTCTGGTGCCCTCGGCGTCCAAGCTCTCATCGACGCCGTGCCGCAGCTGTGCAACGTCGCCAACGTGCGCGGTGTCCAGTTTGCCAATGCCGACAGCATTGACATGAATTCGACCatgttgatgatgctggCCGAGCAAATCCAGGATGATCTTGACAGCCCCTATACCCAGGGCGTTGTTGTGACGCACGGCACCGACACTCTTGATGAGTCGGCCTTTTTCCTCGATCTCACCGTTCAGAGCGACAAGCCCGTTGTCATGACGGGCTCAATGAGGCCTGCCACTGCCATCAGCGCCGATGGACCCATGAATCTGCTCTCATCCGTGACGCTAGCTGCGACAGAGAGCGCCCGTAGCCGGGGAGTCATGATTGTTATCAACGACCGCATTGGATCCGCTCGCTTCACAACCAAGGTTAACGCCAACCACCTCGACTCTTTCCAGTCCCCAGACAGCGGCCAACTGGGCACTTTTGTCAACATTCAACCCGTCTTCTTTTACCCGCCCTCTCGACCACTTGGCCACCGCCATTTCGACCTTCAGCGCACCAATGGGCGCTGGCCCGGGCATCAACTCGCCCCTGATGCGGCATTGCCCCAGGTTGAGGTGCTGTACGGTTACCAGGAGCTCAGCATCGGCATGTTTCAAGCGGCCATCGACCTCGGCGCTCGAGGTATCGTGCTCGCTGGACTCGGCGCAGGATTTTGGACGTCAGCAGGCACGGAAGAGATCCGGAGAGTGGTCCGGGAGACGGACATTCCCGTCGTGGTCAGTCGGCGACCGGAGGGCGGTTTCGTTGGCCCATGCGAGGCAGGCATCGGCGCGGGTTTCCTGAACCCTCAAAAGGCGAGGATCCAACTTCAGCTGGCCCTCGAGATAGGCATGGACAATGATGCCATCCGGGCCCTGTTTGAGCATACAGGAGTGCATTAA
- a CDS encoding Phospholipid-transporting ATPase, with translation MSPGRSDPEARPGPEPPGRDSKVRRRFGRSSNDASLSAPLARRVKDAAASLYQKTVVEPILRRKHIVAATDGRHIPFQLEHDKPLIDTRRGLSYVSNSIRTSRYTVWDFFPKQLFFQFSRVGNFYFLCVGVPQMIPGLSTTGSYTTILPLLFFVLLTIFKEGYDDYRRYRLDQLENAGFATVLGREDKYTGKLKPITRWRRWNPFLINSTAEPNLAPDEEFNGLRWVPVRWSEIKVGDIVRLCRDEPIPADIVLLHSDGENKLAYIETMALDGETNLKSKQVAHALEGCDTLEGISKCNAEFVVEDPNPDLYNFDGRVTVNGKTVPLTSSEVIYRGSVMRNTNAAIGLVINTGEDCKIRMNANKHPKAKKPALERINNKIVVTLAFYVIVLSVGVSGGYLRWQKSTERHSWYLEHARVPFYQIIIAFIIMFNNVVPLALYISLEIVKIGQLLMLNSDIEMYDEETDTPARCNTNTILENLGQVGYVFSDKTGTLTDNVMKFRKISVAGTVWLHEMDLEPKVDEIEAAKLGDEESSASEPSVYKTEPVTVVIREELQEPTSPLPLASPSRPSMSPRPSMSRRPSMAPSRPSMAPSRMSFGSRRSSSQWRSTGRPDHVQPDVTTNDLIEYIRLRPNSGFARKAKQYILAVALCHTCLPEHKENGELEFQAASPDELALVRAAQELGYLVINRTTQTITLHITHPDGQEEELKYEVLDVIEFTSARKKMSIIVRFPDGRISVICKGADSAILPRLKMSQLAKQKANEVRKSADLEREMYRRSEQQEPRNSFGGRPSLTVRRNPGISRDRSTSRRPKTDRSKSFEFSRLARRSEDKPRLSIATRGVSIDAPRGQYLNTPVHYQQPLPDHLAFLDDPIILDDSETFTKCFKHLDDFATEGLRTLLFAQKFISEQDYKTWKKVWDEASTSLNNRKERIEEAGDMIEQAFDLVGATAIEDKLQKGVPETIDRLRRANIKIWMLTGDKRETAINIAHSARICKPGSDLYILDVSKGGLDSQLVALSEDLQAGSIHSVVVIDGQTLAAVEKSSELSVQFFKVMLQVDSVICCRASPAQKALLVRTVRSRLKSFRGKQRRGLTLAIGDGANDLAMISASHVGIGISGKEGLQAARVADYAIAQFRFLQRLLLVHGRWNYVRTAKFILYTFWKEMFFYLPTAQYQRYTGYSGTSLYEATSLTVFNTLFTSLAVICMGIWEQDLSAETLLAVPELYVFGQRNMGLNIWKFARWMLLGAVEGVIAWYGVWTGYGWISPSARDQGLYALGTLAFSVGVLWINWKLFIFETHYKSAIVMVSFFITTIGWFAWLAFLDGVYAPSPSGPYAIRNSFTHLFGDDAVWWSTLFIVLGLIGLMEIVMKCSKRLLLIGGLWQWPPWGQSRRGDNIEEWDVELWQELEQDPAMRQRLQRLSRDEPVDEDEPDLDDIIIEEERGR, from the exons aTGTCCCCAGGCCGCTCCGACCCGGAGGCGCGCCCAGGGCCTGAGCCGCCAGGCAGGGACTCCAAGGTCCGTCGCCGCTTCGGCCGTAGCAGCAACGACGCCAGTCTCTCTGCGCCGCTGGCCCGTCGCGTCAAGGATGCCGCCGCGTCCCTCTACCAGAAGACCGTCGTCGAGCCCATCTTACGCCGTAAGCACATCGTTGCTGCCACCGACGGGCGACATATCCCCTTCCAACTCGAGCACGACAAGCCTCTGATCGATACCCGCCGTGGCCTCTCGTACGTGTCCAACAGCATCCGGACGTCGCGATATACCGTCTGGGACTTCTTCCCCAAACAGCTCTTCTTTCAATTCTCTCGCGTCGGCAACTTTTACTTCCTATGCGTCGGTGTGCCGCAGATG ATCCCGGGTCTCTCGACCACCGGATCCTACACTACCATCCTACCGCTGCTTTTCTTTGTTCTCTTGACTATTTTCAAGGAAGGCTACGACGACTACCGGCGATACCGCCTCGATCAATTGGAGAATGCTGGCTTTGCGACAGTTCTTGGAAGAGAAGATAAATATACGGGCAAGCTGAAGCCAATTACTCGATGGAGACGATGGAATCCGTTCTTGATCAATTCGACTGCCGAACCGAACCTCGCCCCCGACGAAGAGTTCAACGGACTACGATGGGTTCCCGTAAGATGGAGCGAGATCAAGGTTGGAGATATTGTCAGGCTGTGTCGTGACGAACCTATCCCTGCCGATATAGTCCTGCTGCACAGCGATGGAGAGAATAAGCTCGCATATATCGAAACCATGGCGCTTGACGGCGAGACGAACCTCAAGAGCAAACAGGTCGCACACGCTTTGGAGGGTTGTGACACTCTCGAGGGAATATCCAAATGCAACGCCGAGTTCGTTGTTGAGGACCCGAACCCTGATCTGTACAACTTTGATGGTCGCGTCACTGTCAACGGCAAGACGGTTCCATTGACTTCGAGCGAGGTCATCTACCGAGGCAGCGTCATGCGAAACACCAATGCTGCCATTGGCCTGGTCATCAACACGGGAGAGGACTGCAAGATCCGCATGAACGCCAACAAGCACCCGAAAGCCAAGAAGCCCGCCCTCGAAcgcatcaacaacaagatTGTCGTTACCCTCGCTTTCTACGTCATTGTGCTCTCCGTCGGCGTGTCAGGCGGATATCTCAGATGGCAGAAGAGCACCGAGAGGCACTCGTGGTATCTGGAGCACGCCAGGGTGCCCTTCTACCAGATCATCAttgccttcatcatcatgttCAACAACGTCGTCCCTCTGGCACTGTACATCAGTCTGGAAATTGTCAAAATTGGGCAGCTCCTGATGCTCAATTCAGATATTGAGATGTACGATGAGGAGACGGACACCCCTGCGCGCTGCAACACCAACACTATTCTCGAGAATCTTGGACAGGTCGGCTACGTCTTTTCAGACAAGACGGGAACTCTGACGGACAACGTTATGAAGTTCCGCAAGATCAGTGTCGCAGGAACCGTCTGGCTTCATGAGATGGATCTTGAGCCCAAGGTCGATGAGATTGAAGCAGCCAAATTGGGCGACGAAGAGTCATCCGCCAGCGAACCATCTGTCTACAAAACTGAACCTGTTACAGTTGTAATTAGGGAGGAGCTTCAGGAGCCGACTTCGCCATTGCCGCTCGCGTCCCCTTCTCGGCCGTCTATGTCACCTCGACCGTCTATGTCTCGCCGTCCCTCGATGGCCCCCTCGAGGCCTTCAATGGCGCCTTCTAGGATGTCGTTTGGCAGTCGCAGATCGTCATCTCAATGGCGCTCAACCGGACGTCCGGATCATGTCCAGCCCGATGTGACGACAAACGACCTTATTGAGTACATCCGTCTTCGACCCAACTCGGGCTTCGCCAGAAAAGCAAAGCAGTATATCTTGGCGGTAGCACTATGCCACACTTGTCTGCCAGAACACAAAGAGAATGGGGAATTGGAATTCCAGGCTGCGTCTCCAGATGAGCTCGCCCTTGTGAGGGCGGCTCAAGAACTTGGCTATCTTGTCATCAACCGCACGACCCAGACGATCACGTTGCATATCACTCACCCTGATggacaagaggaggagctcaaaTACGAGGTCTTGGATGTTATCGAATTCACCAGCGCACGAAAGAAGATGTCCATCATCGTCCGTTTCCCTGATGGACGTATCTCGGTCATCTGCAAGGGTGCCGACTCGGCTATTCTTCCCCGGCTTAAGATGTCGCAGCTCGCTAAGCAAAAGGCAAATGAGGTGCGCAAGAGTGCTGATCTGGAACGCGAGATGTACCGACGAAGCGAGCAGCAGGAGCCGCGGAACAGTTTCGGCGGCAGACCCAGTCTTACAGTTCGCCGGAACCCGGGCATCTCTAGGGATAGGAGCACCAGCAGACGGCCCAAGACGGACAGAAGCAAGTCCTTTGAGTTCAGCAGACTTGCTCGTCGCTCTGAGGATAAGCCTCGTCTGTCTATCGCGACCCGCGGGGTGTCGATCGACGCACCCAGGGGTCAGTACTTGAATACTCCAGTTCACTACCAGCAGCCCTTGCCCGATCACCTGGCGTTCTTGGACGATCCAATCATTCTTGATGACTCGGAGACTTTCACAAAGTGCTTCAAGCATCTGGATGACTTTGCAACGGAGGGACTGCGCACTCTACTCTTTGCGCAAAAGTTCATCTCGGAGCAGGACTACAAGACTTGGAAGAAGGTCTGGGATGAAGCCTCGACTAGCCTCAACAACCGTAAGGAGCGCATTGAGGAGGCTGGTGACATGATTGAACAGGCCTTTGATCTGGTCGGCGCAACTGCCATCGAGGACAAGCTGCAGAAGGGAGTCCCTGAAACCATCGACAGGCTGCGCAGGGCCAACATCAAGATCTGGATGCTGACGGGCGATAAGCGGGAGACGGCTATCAACATTGCGCACTCTGCTCGAATTTGCAAGCCGGGCTCTGATCTGTACATTCTCGATGTCAGTAAGGGTGGCTTGGATTCACAGTTGGTTGCCTTGTCCGAGGATCTCCAGGCTGGTTCGATCCACAGCGTGGTTGTTATCGACGGCCAGACGCTGGCAGCTGTGGAGAAATCATCCGAGTTGTCTGTTCAGTTCTTCAAGGTCATGCTGCAAGTCGATTCGGTCATCTGCTGTCGAGCATCACCGGCGCAAAAGGCGCTCCTCGTCCGAACCGTCCGGTCTCGTCTCAAGTCATTCCGAGGAAAGCAGAGGCGAGGACTCACTCTGGCGATCGGCGACGGTGCAAACGACTTGGCCATGATATCGGCAAGCCACGTCGGCATTGGTATTTCGGGCAAGGAAGGTCTCCAGGCTGCTCGTGTGGCAGACTATGCCATTGCTCAGTTCCGATTCCTGCAGCGGCTGTTGCTTGTCCACGGGCGATGGAACTATGTTCGCACCGCCAAGTTCATTCTTTATACGTTCTGGAAGGAGATGTTTTTCTATCTACCCACGGCGCAGTATCAGAGATACACTGGCTACAGCGGAACCTCTCTGTACGAAGCCACAAGCTTGACTGTCTTCAACACTTTGTTCACTAGTCTGGCCGTCATCTGTATGGGAATCTGGGAGCAGGACCTCAGTGCCGAGACGCTCCTGGCTGTCCCCGAGCTCTATGTCTTTGGGCAGCGCAACATGGGTCTGAATATCTGGAAGTTTGCCCGGTGGATGCTTCTCGGAGCCGTCGAGGGAGTCATTGCTTGGTATGGTGTCTGGACAGGCTATGGATGGATCTCGCCGTCTGCGCGCGACCAGGGGCTGTATGCTCTGGGCACGCTCGCATTCTCGGTTGGGGTCCTCTGGATCAACTGGAAGCTCTT TATCTTTGAGACCCATTACAAGTCGGCAATCGTCATGGTCAGCTTCTTTATCACTACGATTGGCTGGTTTGCTTGGCTGGCCTTCCTTGACGGGGTTTATGCGCCCTCGCCTTCTGGTCCATATGCCATACGCAACAGCTTCACTCACCTCTTTGGCGACGACGCTGTGTGGTGGTCGACTCTGTTCATCGTTCTCGGACTCATCGGACTCATGGAGATTGTCATGAAGTGCTCTAAGcggcttcttctcatcggcGGCCTCTGGCAGTGGCCGCCCTGGGGTCAGAGTCGACGCGGAGATAACATCGAGGAATGGGACGTGGAGCTTTGGCAAGAGTTGGAACAGGATCCTGCCATGCGGCAACGCCTCCAGCGCTTGTCCCGTGACGAGCCggtggacgaggatgaaccTGACCTGGATGACATTATCATTGAGGAGGAAAGGGGACGGTAG